A genomic region of Candidatus Babeliales bacterium contains the following coding sequences:
- a CDS encoding MauE/DoxX family redox-associated membrane protein, whose product MSNNKNYSLNDFLPLIAIIIAIVFFTIAQRIIYGWNIIAAMNDFMGSFFIVFSLFKIYNLHNFVEAFSMYDLVAKQSTIYAYLYPFIELGLGIAYLFRFQLILTNWVTLAIMIIGSIGVAYELAQNKSIVCACLGTVFRIPMTYVTLAEDVLMAIMAIFMLFYSYQ is encoded by the coding sequence ATGTCTAATAATAAAAACTATTCTCTCAATGATTTTTTGCCCCTCATTGCTATTATCATTGCAATTGTTTTTTTTACCATAGCGCAACGAATTATTTATGGCTGGAATATCATTGCTGCAATGAACGACTTTATGGGAAGTTTTTTTATAGTTTTTAGTTTGTTCAAAATATATAATTTGCATAATTTTGTTGAAGCATTTAGCATGTATGATCTCGTTGCAAAGCAATCAACAATTTATGCTTACCTATACCCATTTATCGAATTGGGTCTTGGAATTGCATATTTGTTTCGTTTCCAACTAATTCTAACCAATTGGGTAACATTAGCGATTATGATTATTGGAAGTATTGGCGTTGCCTATGAGCTTGCTCAGAATAAAAGTATTGTGTGCGCATGTTTGGGAACAGTTTTTAGGATTCCAATGACGTATGTAACGCTCGCTGAAGATGTTTTAATGGCGATCATGGCGATTTTTATGTTGTTTTATTCCTATCAGTAA
- a CDS encoding DUF4234 domain-containing protein, which yields MNVPSPMIKKRGLVAMTLLMFFTLGLYFFYWQYKTKQEINKLGGEIPTFWFAIIPFLNIYFDYRYAQDFIKLVRKTEDQLLLILLTGCLICVPFAAALIVQYELNNYAEKNS from the coding sequence GTGAATGTACCAAGTCCTATGATCAAAAAGCGCGGGCTCGTAGCGATGACACTTCTTATGTTTTTTACTCTCGGCCTCTATTTTTTTTATTGGCAGTACAAAACTAAACAAGAGATCAATAAGCTGGGCGGCGAAATACCAACATTCTGGTTTGCAATTATTCCGTTTTTAAATATTTATTTTGATTATCGTTACGCACAGGATTTTATAAAATTGGTGCGAAAAACAGAAGATCAGCTCCTTTTGATTTTGCTCACGGGTTGCTTAATTTGTGTTCCGTTTGCTGCGGCGTTAATTGTGCAATATGAACTGAATAATTATGCTGAGAAAAATTCTTGA
- a CDS encoding ABC transporter ATP-binding protein — translation MTKKYDNFDALKGISLEINQGEIFTLLGVNGAGKTTLSSIIATLKPPTTGDILFGGTSIYNDISTYRRAIGFCPQRPNLNNYFSLRKNLEFAGRYFGMMDEQIQFMIDDLAERFNFAKYLDEKPEVLSGGYKQRFMLARTIIHNPKLIILDEPTVALDPHIRNQLWDYIKQLKEKNISILLTTHYLEEAEVLSDRVCVLEQGKIRLVDTPQNLMRSFQKNNLEDVFIHMMQQD, via the coding sequence GTGACAAAGAAATATGATAATTTTGACGCCTTGAAAGGTATTTCTCTTGAAATAAACCAGGGTGAAATCTTTACGCTGCTCGGTGTCAATGGTGCAGGCAAAACGACGCTCTCTTCGATCATTGCGACATTGAAGCCACCTACAACGGGCGATATTCTTTTCGGTGGTACTTCTATCTATAACGATATTTCGACCTATCGGCGAGCGATTGGTTTTTGCCCACAGCGGCCAAACTTGAACAACTATTTTTCATTGCGAAAAAATTTAGAGTTTGCTGGTCGTTATTTTGGCATGATGGACGAGCAGATACAATTTATGATAGATGATCTAGCTGAACGTTTCAATTTCGCAAAATATTTGGATGAAAAGCCGGAGGTGCTTTCTGGTGGTTATAAACAACGCTTTATGTTGGCACGAACAATTATTCATAATCCCAAGCTGATTATTCTTGATGAACCAACTGTTGCTTTGGATCCTCATATTCGCAATCAACTTTGGGATTACATTAAACAATTAAAAGAGAAAAATATCTCTATTCTTTTAACAACGCATTATTTGGAAGAAGCGGAAGTGCTTTCTGATCGTGTCTGCGTTTTGGAACAAGGGAAAATTCGCCTGGTAGATACACCTCAAAATCTCATGCGTTCGTTTCAGAAGAATAATTTGGAAGATGTTTTTATTCATATGATGCAGCAGGATTAG
- a CDS encoding ABC transporter permease, whose amino-acid sequence MFFRKDQLQVLKELLATDLYILKGTVRDQIINLCIWMISMTVVNSYLMPAFGLSLEYSAFILAGLCASAGLFGVFPSVANLVSDFKGDQVYTYYLTLPLPSWMIFLRLIFYYSLNFSLLGILVLPLGQLLIWDRFSLRHVAFGKFFLIFALSYFFYGAFTLWIASRVPDMTKIGNVWMRFVYPIWFLGCFQFSWAVLRGKSQFFGLINLINPITYIMEGMRAAVLGQDGYLNFWTCCFMIGLFGILCSWRAIVLLKKRLDFV is encoded by the coding sequence ATGTTTTTTAGAAAAGATCAATTGCAGGTTCTCAAAGAACTATTGGCTACAGATTTATATATTCTTAAAGGCACGGTCCGTGATCAAATTATAAATTTGTGCATTTGGATGATAAGCATGACGGTAGTGAACTCCTATTTGATGCCCGCATTTGGATTATCGCTTGAATATAGTGCATTTATTCTAGCGGGGCTTTGTGCAAGTGCAGGTCTTTTTGGCGTTTTTCCAAGTGTTGCCAATTTGGTCAGCGATTTTAAAGGTGATCAAGTATATACATACTATTTAACGTTGCCGCTTCCTTCCTGGATGATTTTTTTACGCCTCATTTTTTATTATTCGCTCAATTTTTCACTTCTTGGGATTCTCGTACTTCCGCTTGGCCAATTGCTCATTTGGGATCGATTTTCTCTGCGACACGTAGCATTTGGAAAGTTTTTTCTCATTTTTGCGTTGAGCTACTTTTTTTACGGTGCGTTTACGCTTTGGATTGCAAGTCGCGTGCCCGATATGACAAAAATTGGGAACGTTTGGATGCGGTTTGTTTATCCGATTTGGTTTTTAGGATGTTTTCAATTTTCTTGGGCTGTCTTGCGAGGAAAATCTCAATTCTTTGGGCTGATTAATCTTATCAATCCGATCACTTACATTATGGAAGGTATGCGTGCAGCGGTGCTCGGGCAAGATGGTTATCTTAATTTTTGGACCTGCTGCTTCATGATTGGATTGTTTGGGATCCTTTGCTCTTGGCGGGCTATTGTTTTGCTCAAAAAACGATTAGATTTTGTTTAA